A single region of the Streptomyces sp. NBC_00236 genome encodes:
- a CDS encoding ARPP-2 domain-containing protein codes for MNRLELTGLTARPAQVWGGIRLVPLVRERPVEGLRLHREVYTGYGTGTVEVGPRTHYTSYIPHGFVADWAGEGTNTAAYGTQLGAQGGSGPPHAPPRTLTLPRHRHHRLAKRQAGNRLRFLPLHLAMEGYLALHFGGPTTAWEEWSRQALRDGLSPRAEDACLGWSVRGLGDALRAFEIHPGQCGVMVYAADALAAAFVVPHPDDYRLLHPTLVQDLYGELVHQYAMYGAPVAGFGARLPDGPRMRTLADLRAAAREQEREWGEAHDTLFARELLDSSYGFDRVYRMGSFTLWRFLPPFLRNRGGQHIGETITDHKGQVAYLKTFRLSEAQVRRGHLLQRLADADWLLPRAAEALGTSREELVRRIRAAGFESLLRDRGSR; via the coding sequence GTGAACAGGCTCGAACTGACCGGACTCACCGCCCGCCCCGCGCAGGTGTGGGGCGGCATCCGGCTCGTACCGCTGGTGCGCGAGAGGCCCGTCGAGGGGCTCCGGCTGCACCGGGAGGTGTACACGGGGTACGGGACCGGCACGGTGGAGGTGGGTCCGCGCACCCACTACACCTCGTACATCCCGCACGGTTTCGTCGCGGACTGGGCGGGTGAGGGGACGAACACCGCCGCGTACGGGACACAGCTCGGCGCTCAGGGCGGGAGCGGACCGCCGCACGCCCCGCCCAGGACGCTCACGCTGCCGCGCCACCGGCACCACCGCCTGGCCAAGCGGCAGGCGGGGAACCGGCTGCGATTCCTGCCGCTGCACCTCGCGATGGAGGGCTATCTCGCGCTGCACTTCGGCGGGCCCACGACCGCCTGGGAGGAGTGGTCGCGCCAGGCGCTGCGCGACGGGCTCTCGCCGCGGGCGGAGGACGCCTGTCTGGGATGGTCGGTGCGCGGGCTGGGCGACGCGCTGCGGGCGTTCGAGATCCATCCCGGCCAGTGCGGGGTCATGGTGTACGCGGCCGACGCGCTCGCCGCCGCCTTCGTGGTCCCGCATCCCGACGACTACCGCCTGCTGCATCCGACGCTCGTCCAGGACCTGTACGGGGAGCTGGTCCATCAATACGCGATGTACGGCGCCCCGGTGGCCGGCTTCGGTGCCCGTCTCCCGGACGGCCCCCGCATGCGGACGCTCGCCGATCTGCGGGCCGCCGCGCGGGAGCAGGAGCGGGAGTGGGGCGAGGCGCACGACACGCTCTTCGCACGGGAGCTGCTGGACAGCTCGTACGGCTTCGACCGGGTGTACCGGATGGGGTCGTTCACGCTGTGGCGGTTCCTGCCGCCGTTCCTCCGCAACCGGGGCGGGCAGCACATCGGCGAGACGATCACCGACCACAAGGGGCAGGTCGCCTACCTGAAGACGTTCCGGCTGTCCGAGGCACAGGTCCGGCGCGGGCATCTGCTGCAACGGCTCGCCGACGCGGACTGGCTGCTCCCGCGGGCGGCGGAGGCACTGGGCACCAGCCGGGAGGAACTGGTCCGGCGGATCCGGGCCGCCGGATTCGAGTCGCTGCTCCGGGACCGCGGCAGCCGGTAG
- the glnII gene encoding glutamine synthetase codes for MTFKAEYIWIDGTEPTAKLRSKTKIMPGSPSSDVAELPIWGFDGSSTNQAEGHASDRVLKPVFTCPDPIRGGDDILVLCEVFHIDMTPHETNTRAELRPVAEQFAGQEPIFGIEQEYTFFDGHRPLGFPEGGFPAAQGGYYCGVGADEIFGREIVEKHLDNCLKAGLAISGINAEVMPGQWEFQVGPVSPLEVSDHLWIARWLLYRTAEDFNVSATLDPKPVKGDWNGAGAHTNFSTKAMREGYDAIITACESLGEGSKPMDHVKNYGAGIDDRLTGLHETAPWNEYSYGVSNRGASVRIPWQVEQDQKGYIEDRRPNANVDPYVVTRLIVDTCCTALEKADQV; via the coding sequence GTGACGTTCAAGGCTGAGTACATCTGGATCGACGGCACCGAGCCGACCGCCAAGCTCCGCTCCAAGACCAAGATCATGCCCGGTTCCCCGTCCTCCGACGTGGCCGAGCTGCCCATCTGGGGCTTCGACGGTTCGAGCACCAACCAGGCCGAGGGCCACGCCTCCGACCGGGTGCTGAAGCCGGTCTTCACGTGCCCGGACCCGATCCGTGGCGGTGACGACATCCTGGTCCTGTGCGAGGTCTTCCACATCGACATGACCCCGCACGAGACCAACACGCGGGCCGAGCTGCGTCCGGTCGCCGAGCAGTTCGCCGGCCAGGAGCCGATCTTCGGCATCGAGCAGGAGTACACCTTCTTCGACGGCCACCGGCCGCTCGGCTTCCCCGAGGGCGGCTTCCCAGCCGCGCAGGGCGGTTACTACTGCGGCGTCGGCGCGGACGAGATCTTCGGCCGCGAGATCGTCGAGAAGCACCTCGACAACTGTCTGAAGGCGGGCCTGGCCATCTCCGGCATCAACGCCGAGGTCATGCCCGGCCAGTGGGAGTTCCAGGTCGGTCCGGTCTCCCCGCTGGAGGTCTCCGACCACCTGTGGATCGCCCGCTGGCTGCTCTACCGCACCGCCGAGGACTTCAACGTCTCCGCGACCCTCGACCCGAAGCCGGTCAAGGGCGACTGGAACGGCGCGGGCGCGCACACCAACTTCTCCACCAAGGCGATGCGCGAGGGGTACGACGCGATCATCACCGCGTGCGAGTCGCTCGGTGAGGGCTCGAAGCCGATGGACCACGTCAAGAACTACGGCGCGGGCATCGACGACCGGCTGACCGGTCTGCACGAGACCGCCCCGTGGAACGAGTACAGCTACGGCGTCTCCAACCGCGGCGCCTCCGTCCGCATCCCGTGGCAGGTCGAGCAGGACCAGAAGGGCTACATCGAGGACCGTCGTCCGAACGCCAACGTCGACCCGTACGTCGTCACCCGGCTGATCGTCGACACCTGCTGCACCGCGCTGGAGAAGGCCGACCAGGTCTGA
- a CDS encoding DUF6891 domain-containing protein has protein sequence MLEIRIATENHQTHTRPSDRELGALVHRIGMTGDRFLVVERVPDIPGTFIQVWHEVGGGYDVEHRTGGAATHVRALVETPGQVAALMTRWARQERGWDTGIGWQSAGLPEPEAVPEIAADIRGQLEEHVRALLRGGYGGVADLAESAEEYLVKDGVRPVTRAQARQLVERLWLERVEEQQRWADVTDPDRLEQAFAVLDGRGITAREHFTCCRSCGVGEIRAEGRDDARGFVFFHMQGTESAAAGHGLTLYYGGFDESAETAAAVGREVAAVLGEAGLTVEWDGSADRAIELTGLDWRKRLVG, from the coding sequence GTGCTTGAGATCAGAATCGCGACCGAGAACCACCAGACCCACACCCGCCCTTCGGACCGGGAGCTCGGTGCCCTCGTGCACCGGATCGGCATGACCGGTGACCGCTTCCTGGTCGTGGAGCGGGTCCCGGACATCCCGGGCACGTTCATCCAGGTGTGGCACGAGGTCGGCGGGGGGTACGACGTGGAGCACCGCACCGGCGGAGCCGCCACCCATGTCCGCGCCCTCGTCGAGACGCCCGGGCAGGTCGCCGCGTTGATGACGCGCTGGGCCCGCCAGGAACGCGGGTGGGACACGGGTATCGGCTGGCAGAGCGCCGGCCTGCCGGAACCGGAGGCCGTACCGGAGATCGCGGCGGACATCCGCGGACAGTTGGAGGAGCACGTACGGGCGTTGCTCCGCGGCGGGTACGGCGGTGTGGCGGATCTCGCCGAGTCGGCCGAGGAGTACCTGGTGAAGGACGGCGTGCGTCCGGTGACCCGCGCGCAGGCGCGACAGCTGGTGGAGCGGCTGTGGCTGGAGCGTGTCGAGGAGCAGCAGCGGTGGGCGGACGTGACCGATCCGGACCGGCTGGAGCAGGCCTTCGCCGTGCTGGACGGGCGGGGAATCACCGCCCGGGAGCACTTCACGTGCTGCAGGTCGTGCGGAGTCGGAGAGATCCGCGCGGAGGGGCGGGACGACGCCAGGGGCTTCGTCTTCTTCCACATGCAGGGCACGGAGAGCGCCGCGGCGGGGCACGGACTGACCCTGTACTACGGCGGGTTCGACGAGTCCGCGGAGACGGCCGCGGCCGTCGGCCGGGAGGTGGCGGCCGTGCTGGGCGAAGCCGGCCTGACCGTGGAGTGGGACGGTTCGGCGGACCGGGCGATCGAACTGACGGGCCTGGACTGGCGGAAGCGGCTGGTGGGCTGA
- a CDS encoding winged helix-turn-helix domain-containing protein produces the protein MANTRIFSAAAAATAAPSATAATAPSRPPSPNRHRLRAVAPDEVVRTADVSAFLTPGATWLPAPQHTLPALPGRPPMVGYLVLVPADQQPAIAAAAAQYVVPEVLEDAGTGPVRIDSVQRTAAVNGNTLDLTYLEFELLAHLVAHPHRVHTRDQLVTTVWGYGHVGDGRTVDVHIARLRRKLGAEHRRSIQTVRRVGYKYTP, from the coding sequence ATGGCGAACACCCGTATCTTCTCCGCCGCAGCCGCTGCCACCGCAGCGCCGTCGGCGACCGCTGCGACCGCCCCTTCCCGTCCTCCCTCCCCCAACCGTCACCGGCTGCGCGCCGTCGCTCCGGACGAGGTCGTCCGGACGGCCGATGTCTCCGCGTTCCTGACGCCGGGCGCCACCTGGCTGCCCGCGCCCCAGCACACCCTGCCGGCGCTGCCGGGCCGGCCGCCGATGGTCGGATACCTGGTGCTCGTCCCCGCCGATCAGCAGCCGGCCATCGCGGCCGCCGCCGCCCAGTACGTGGTGCCGGAGGTGCTGGAGGACGCGGGCACGGGGCCGGTGCGGATCGACTCCGTCCAGCGCACGGCCGCGGTGAACGGGAACACGCTCGACCTCACCTACCTGGAGTTCGAGCTGCTGGCCCATCTGGTCGCCCACCCCCACCGGGTGCACACCCGCGACCAGTTGGTGACCACGGTCTGGGGTTACGGACATGTGGGCGACGGGCGCACCGTCGATGTCCACATCGCCCGGCTGCGCCGCAAGCTCGGTGCGGAGCACCGCCGGTCGATCCAGACGGTGCGGCGCGTCGGTTACAAGTACACGCCCTGA